The following is a genomic window from Flavobacteriales bacterium.
GCAGGCCACGATCCGAAGACCATGGGCCTGGACCACATGAAGGCCGTCCACCAGCATCCGGGTGCGGCATACGGGCAACCGCATCAAGGCCCCGGCCGAGCTTTTCACCGCATCGGGCCCCAGGCGCGCGGAGCCGCTGGCAGGCACAAGAAGCCCGTGGGCGCCCAGGCATTCCGCGCTCCGGGCCACGGCGCCCACGTTGCGCACATCGGTCACGCCATCAAGAGCGACAATGAGGGGCTGCTCGCCGCGCTCATAGGCCATGCTGATGACCTCGTCGAGGTCCTGCCGGCCCACGGGGCTGACGAAGGCCACCACGCCCTGATGTTCGCCGCGCACCAAGCGGTCCAACTTCTCGGCCGGCACCATCTGCACCGGGACCCCCTGCTCTTGGGCGGCCTGCCGCACGGTGCGTGGGCCTTCGCCCGTGGCATCCCGTTTCAGGAGCACCCGTTCCACCGTGGCGCCTGACCGCAGGGCCTCCAGCACCGGGTGCACACCATAGAGGATGCCGTCCTTGCCTGCCATCAGTTCTGCAGGATGCGGCCGTTGCGCCAGCTTTCCACATTGCGGTACCAGGCCCCCTTCAGCAGAGGGTCGCGCTCCAACACCAGGTCGTTCTCCGAGAAGGGCGAGCTGCGGCGCACGAAGGTGAAGGTGGTGCTCATCAGGTTGCTCTCCTCGCCGTAGATCCAGGTCTCCCCCCGCGCGCTGCGGTAGATGGTGGTCGGGGTGCCGAAGATGATGTGGACCAGGCCGCGATCGGTGCGCCAGCCTTCCACATGGGCGGTGAAGAACCGGTTGGCGCTTTCCACACGCTGGTAGTAGGCGCGGATGGCGGCCCGGGCGCGTTCGCGGTCGCCGGCGGCATCCTGCCAGAACCGCTCCACCGCTTGCCGGATATTGCCGGCCTGGCTGATGCGGTCGAACTCCTGCATGGAGGTGATGTAGCGCAGGGGCGGCACCATGCCGGCCGCATCGGCCACGTAGGGATGGCCCGGACCGAGCACGAACAGGCTGTAGCCCTCGCTTCGGGTGCTGTCCGGCCGCAGGTGATAGCAGCCGGGGCGGCCCAGGTCGAGGAGGACGTCGCCGTTCGTGTCGACGAGGGCGGAAAAGCCCGTGTCCGGATCGAGGTCCAGATCGGACGCGCCCTGTTCGGTGAAGACAGGCGATGGGAGGCGATGGTCCTGATGGTAGTGCGCGACGAGCAGGGTGCGACCGGCATATCGGGGGCAATGGACGCGAACGGCCGTGGGCCCGCCGAAGTGGTCGTCGAAGTAGGGCAGGTCGCGACCACGCTCCATGGGCAGGAAGTCCTGGCGCACGCTGCCGTTGGCGCGGTCCACATCGATCAGCACGGTGCTGCGCGTGTTGCGGTTCAGGTCGTGGGCGGTGATGCGCAGCACGAAACTGCTTCGCTCGTTGCGCCGCAGGTCCATCCGGCCGATCAGTTCCTGGTCGCCGCCCTGTCCGTCGGCGGCATCCCGCACCACGGTGCTGGCACTGTCCAGCAGGGTGCGGGCGTTCCAATCGGAGAGCGCCTCGTACGTGACCCGAACGGCGGCGCGGTATGGGGGGCCGTCGCCGTCACCCTTGTAGAGCAGGTCGCGCGTGCGCAGGCTGAAGAAGATGACCGACGCCTCGTCCGGCAGGTGGTGGACCCGGGCCTTGAACTCCAGGCTCGACGATTCCTGACCATAGAGGTAGGCGAGGTTGTCCGCCGTGCCCGTTCGGGCGGGAGGCCGGCTGCCGCAGGCCGCGAGCAGTCCTGCGGTGACCACCGCGATCGGGGTCCATCGGATGCTCATGGCTCAAGCAGGTTCAGAGCGCCCTCGGCCCTTGAAAGCAGTGCCGTGTTCTGCACCTTGTTCGTCTTCGCGCCGAGCTGCTTCAGCAGTTCCACCTGGCGCACCAGGTTCCCGGAACCCTCGCTCAGCTTGCCCATCGCCTCATCATAGCTGCCCTTGGCCAGCTTCAGTTGGTTGCCCACCTTGATGAGGTCCTCGGTGAAGCCCACGAACTTCTCGTAGAGCTTCCCGGCGCGGTCCGCGATCTCCAGGTGGTTGCGGGCGATGCGCTCATGCTTCCAGATGCCGTGGATCGTGCGCAGGGTGGCCATCAGCGTGCTGTGCGTCACCATCACCACCTGGCGGTCATAGGCCTCCTGGAAGATCTCCGGCCGCTCGCGCAAGGCCAGGAGGAAGGCTGGTTCGATGGGGACGAACATCAGCACGAAATCGACGCTGCGCACGCCGTAGAGCTTGCTGTAGTCCTTCTCGGCCAGGCCCTTGGCATGGGCGCGCAGGCTGTCCACATGCTGCTTGAGCAGCCGCTCGCGCTCGGCCCCCTCAGTGGCGGCGGCGAAGCGTTCGTAATGGAGCAGGCTCACCTTGCTGTCGATCACCAGGTGCTTGTCATCCGGCAGCATCACCACCGCATCGGGCCGCAGACGGCTGCCGTCCGCCAGGGTGGTGCTCTCCTGCATGGAATACTCCTGGCCCTTCACCAGGCCCGAGCTGCTCAGAAGTTTCTCCAGGATCATCTCCCCCCAAGCACCCTGGGCCTGGGTATCTCCTTTCAGCGCGCGCGTCAGGTCGTTCGCTTCCTGGCTGAGGCGTTGGTTCTGTTCCACCAGGCGCATCACCTCGCTCTTGAGCGCGAACCGCTGACGGCCCTCCTCGTCGTACGCCTTCTGCACCTTGTCCTCGAACTCTTTGATGCGCTCCTGGAGGGGCTTGAGCAGGGTGCCCAACCGCTCCTGCTGTTGGTCGTTCAAGGCCTTCCCGCGATCGGCCAGCAGTTTGTTGGCGATGTTCTCGAACTCCGTCGTCATGCGGGCATGCAGCTGGTCCAGCTCGGCCTTCTGCTCTTGGAGCTTGGCCTGCAGCCCGGTGCTGCGCTGCTGTTCCCGGGCGAGCTCGGCGCTGACGCGCAGCAGTTCCGCGCTGGTGGACGCGTGCTCCGCCACCTTGGCATCGAGCGAGGCCTTGTGTTCGGTGCGCAGTTGTGCGTTCTGCTCGGTCCGTTGCTTCAGGGCCTCGTCCGATCCGGCCAGCCGCTGTTCCAGCTGCCCGCGTTGCTGCTCGGCCTGCAGGGCGTGCCGCGCGGCCAGCGCCTGGAGCTGGCCGCGCCACCAGGCCCAGGCAGCGGCCGCCCCGGCCAGCGCACCGAGCAGGATCCCGGTAAGGAGGGCACCCCATGCCATGCGCACGAAGGTACAGCCCCGACCCGCCTCAGTTGTCCAGGATCACCACGAGCGCGCCGATGGGCACTTGGTCGAACAGGGCCACGATATCGACGTTCCGCATGCGCACACAGCCCATCGAGGTCGGCCGCCCGAGCGACGATTCATCCCCGGTGCCGTGCAGGTAGATGTACCGCTCATGGCTGTCCACCGTGCCGCCGCGGTTGGCGCCCTCCTCGAGGCCTTCGAGCCAGAGGATGCGTGAGGTGATGACGTCGCGGGCGCTGTCCGCACGGGCCAGGTCGGCCACCTCCCCGGTGGGCAGACGGTCCTTCAGCACGGCGCCAAGGGGCAGTCCGTCCCCGATCTTCTCGGCCACGCGGTGCAGGCCCGGGGGGGTGCAATAACTGTCCACGGTGCAGCCAAGCCCGGCCTTGGCCGTGGCGATGAGGTAGCTGCCCTGCATCCGCCCGTCCACCACATGGAACAGGCGCTGCCGTTGAGCGGAGACGTAGAGGATGTGGCCATCGAGCGCAGTGCCTGGATACCGGGCGGCCATGTACTCCAAGAGCATGTCGGCCAGCCCTTGTTTGG
Proteins encoded in this region:
- the rlmB gene encoding 23S rRNA (guanosine(2251)-2'-O)-methyltransferase RlmB; translation: MAGKDGILYGVHPVLEALRSGATVERVLLKRDATGEGPRTVRQAAQEQGVPVQMVPAEKLDRLVRGEHQGVVAFVSPVGRQDLDEVISMAYERGEQPLIVALDGVTDVRNVGAVARSAECLGAHGLLVPASGSARLGPDAVKSSAGALMRLPVCRTRMLVDGLHVVQAHGLRIVACTEKAAADIQGTELAGPLVLVLGAEDTGVSDRVLRMADALVRIPMAGRVGSLNVSVASGIALYAALMARRGTPS
- a CDS encoding GWxTD domain-containing protein, with amino-acid sequence MSIRWTPIAVVTAGLLAACGSRPPARTGTADNLAYLYGQESSSLEFKARVHHLPDEASVIFFSLRTRDLLYKGDGDGPPYRAAVRVTYEALSDWNARTLLDSASTVVRDAADGQGGDQELIGRMDLRRNERSSFVLRITAHDLNRNTRSTVLIDVDRANGSVRQDFLPMERGRDLPYFDDHFGGPTAVRVHCPRYAGRTLLVAHYHQDHRLPSPVFTEQGASDLDLDPDTGFSALVDTNGDVLLDLGRPGCYHLRPDSTRSEGYSLFVLGPGHPYVADAAGMVPPLRYITSMQEFDRISQAGNIRQAVERFWQDAAGDRERARAAIRAYYQRVESANRFFTAHVEGWRTDRGLVHIIFGTPTTIYRSARGETWIYGEESNLMSTTFTFVRRSSPFSENDLVLERDPLLKGAWYRNVESWRNGRILQN
- the rmuC gene encoding DNA recombination protein RmuC, coding for MAWGALLTGILLGALAGAAAAWAWWRGQLQALAARHALQAEQQRGQLEQRLAGSDEALKQRTEQNAQLRTEHKASLDAKVAEHASTSAELLRVSAELAREQQRSTGLQAKLQEQKAELDQLHARMTTEFENIANKLLADRGKALNDQQQERLGTLLKPLQERIKEFEDKVQKAYDEEGRQRFALKSEVMRLVEQNQRLSQEANDLTRALKGDTQAQGAWGEMILEKLLSSSGLVKGQEYSMQESTTLADGSRLRPDAVVMLPDDKHLVIDSKVSLLHYERFAAATEGAERERLLKQHVDSLRAHAKGLAEKDYSKLYGVRSVDFVLMFVPIEPAFLLALRERPEIFQEAYDRQVVMVTHSTLMATLRTIHGIWKHERIARNHLEIADRAGKLYEKFVGFTEDLIKVGNQLKLAKGSYDEAMGKLSEGSGNLVRQVELLKQLGAKTNKVQNTALLSRAEGALNLLEP
- a CDS encoding L,D-transpeptidase; the protein is MLLEYMAARYPGTALDGHILYVSAQRQRLFHVVDGRMQGSYLIATAKAGLGCTVDSYCTPPGLHRVAEKIGDGLPLGAVLKDRLPTGEVADLARADSARDVITSRILWLEGLEEGANRGGTVDSHERYIYLHGTGDESSLGRPTSMGCVRMRNVDIVALFDQVPIGALVVILDN